The Halobaculum magnesiiphilum genome contains the following window.
CGTTGCTTCCCCAGTACTCGCCGTCGCTGGCCGGCGGGTTGGAGTTCCAGTACGAGCTCCCCTTGTTGGCGATGGGATACACCGTCGAGGAACCCTCGGCGGTGAGCATCTGCACCGGGGAGCCCGAGCCGCCGTCGGAGCTTCCCTGGTCCGAGCCGCCGGAGCCCCCCGATCCGCCCGACCCGTCCGAGGCATCGGTGTTGGACCCCCCGCTGGAACCGGAACAGCCCGCGAGCCCAGTCGCGCCGGCCGCGCCGGCGGCGACGAGGAATTTCCTCCGCGAAACGAACTCGCTTCGAGCCGCTGTCTCCTTCGTCATCACCTGAACGCTTCCGGGATTAGTAAAAAGGGGTTTATAATAGGGGTACCCGGACCCGGGTACTCCGCCGGAGGACACGGGTGCGGTAGGTATCGATGAGAGCACCGCGTCCCGGTCACGTGGGATATATAGGACTCGGTGGGTGACGGAGTCGGTACGTATCCGAACGTATACACGTCAACTACACAAAATATTTGTCGCGGTAGCGGCGAGCCTCGACCGAGCATGGAACGTGCCGAGCGGTCCGAGGACGGCCGGATCGGGAGTCGAGCCGTCGAGGACATCGCCGAGACGGTCGCCGCGACGGACGGGACCGACGCGGGAGACCCCGAGGAGATCGCGGCGACGCTGCGGGGAGTCGCCGCCGACGGCGTCCTCACCGGGGAGAGCGTCGACTCGGCGATGGCGCACCTCTCGAAGGTCGTCTCGACGCCCGCCACCCGGGTGGAGCTGTCGGGGATGGAACTCGATTCCGCGCGCGAGGACGCGACCGAGATGGCCGACGTACCGAGCGTCGCCGCCCGGCTGGACGGGTTCGCCGCACGCGTGGGGTCGATCGAGTCGGACGTGGAGACGCTGGACGCGGACCTCCGGAACCTCATCGACCGTGCCGAGGACACGGCCGTTCCGGCGGACCCCTCCGAGAGCGAGGGAGTCGAACTGTACCGGATCGCCGCCGAGGATCGACGGATCCACGCCGAGGCGACGCGACTCCAGGGGGAGGCGGACGAACTGACGACGGAGATCGAGTCGTTCGGACGGTGGATCGCGCGGCCCTCGGTCCGACACGACGAACTCCGGACGGACGTCGAGGAGCTGACCGCCGCGGTCGGGGCACTGGAGGACGATGCGGCGTCCCTTGCCGACGCGGTGGACGCGGTCGACGCTGACGACGCGCAGGACGCCGCCGACGCTGACGAGGCCAACGATGCCTCCGACGCTGACGGCGACGACGGCGTCGACGACACCTTCGCCCGAACGTGGTTCGACTGCACGCTCCGCCGCCGCGTGTTGGAACTGCAGGCCGCTGACCTGCGCGCGGCGGCCGCCGATGTGGCGACCGTCGACGAGAGACTCGGGGCCGAGCCCGAGGCCCCCGCCCACGAGGCCGTCCGGGACCTGACGGCCGACCTCGAGGACCGCCTCGCCGCGACCGCCGACCGCCTCGACGAGCTCGCCCGGCAGTCCTGGCACGACCGGTACGACCGGAACTTGCGGGCGATCGACGAGGACATGGCGACGGTCGAACCGCCGGTCGAGTGGGGAAGCGTGCTAACGGCGCTGGAGGAGGCTCGGGCGAGCTAATCGGGAGTTTCGGCCACCGTCGTGACGATACTCGATCGACATCCGGAAACTACTGTCTCAAAAACAACACGTTCATGAGCGAGTGCCCGAACGGTCGGTCGGGGGGAGAAGGAGGGTTCACGGGGGGATCCGGGAGTTCACGGGGGGCGGGGAGTTCACCGAGGGACCGGGAAGTTCACTGGAGGCACCCGACGTGCCGCCGACCGATCAACCGGGGGGATCGGTCGCGGCGGCCTCCGTCGGAGCCAACCGGTCCGCGTCGGTTCACCTAGAGCGAGTAGTCGTGGCCGCCGTCCTCGCTCGCGAGGAACGCCGTCAACAGGTCGATCGTCGAGCGGATGTCGTCGCCGTGGGCGGTCTCGGTGACCGTGTGGAGGTACCGCGTCGGGATCGAGATCGCGCCGACGGGCTTCGCGCCGTTGGCCTTCTGGAAGGCGGCGGTGTCGGTGCCGCCCGAGGGAAGCACTTCGAGTTGGTGCTCGATCCCCTCGGCCTCCGCCACGTCGCGCAGGCGGCGCGTCACCTTCGGGTTCGTGATCACCGAGCCGTCCTTCAGTTTCACCGCCGTGCCCTCGCCCAGCCGGGTCACCTGTTTGTCCTCGGCGACGCCGGCGGTGTCGGAGGCGATCGTCACGTCGAGCGCGACCGCCAGATCCGGGTCCACGTCGACGCCGAGCGCCTGAGCGCCCCGGAGGCCGACCTCCTCCTGGACGGTCGCACAGAAGTGGACCGTCGCCTCCGGGTCCTCCAGTTCTCGGGCGGACTCCAGCATCGCGAACAGGCACACGCGGTCGTCGAGCGCCTTTCCGGTGACCGTATCGCCCATCTTCACCGTCGACTGCTCCATCGTGACGAGGTCGCCGACGGCGACGATCTCCTCGACCTCGTCGGCCTCGCGCCCGAGGTCGATCACCACGTCCTCGACGGCGTCCTCCGTCTCGCGTTCCTCCTCGGAGAGCGTGTGCGGCGGCACCGAGCCGATGACGCCCGTGAGGTCGCCCTGCTGGGTGTGGACGCGGACGCGCTGGGCGCGCAGCACGCGGGCGTCCCAGCCGCCGAGCGCGTCGACCTTGAGGAAGCCGTCGTCGGTGACGTGTTTCACCATGAAGCCGATCTCGTCCATGTGCGCGGCGACGGCGACCTCGTAGTCGCCGGAGCCCTCGACGGTCCCGATCACGTTGCCCATCGAGTCGGTGCGCACCTCGTCGACGGCCCCCTCGAACACGGTCCGAACGCGGTCGCGGACGCGGTCCTCGTAGCCGGGGACGCCGCTCGCCTCGGTCAACTCGCGCAGCAGGTCGAAGTCGAAATCGAACGCCATGGCCGCCCGTTCGGCACGGCCCCGATTAATCGCGGGGGTTCCGGCCCGGACCGCCGGGTGTGGGAACTCTCCCGGAGTTTCCTGTGGTTCCGGAACGTTTTTGCGGTCGTCGCCCCGCGGTCTGGGTATGTCAGACGACGTCGAA
Protein-coding sequences here:
- a CDS encoding M42 family metallopeptidase, whose amino-acid sequence is MAFDFDFDLLRELTEASGVPGYEDRVRDRVRTVFEGAVDEVRTDSMGNVIGTVEGSGDYEVAVAAHMDEIGFMVKHVTDDGFLKVDALGGWDARVLRAQRVRVHTQQGDLTGVIGSVPPHTLSEEERETEDAVEDVVIDLGREADEVEEIVAVGDLVTMEQSTVKMGDTVTGKALDDRVCLFAMLESARELEDPEATVHFCATVQEEVGLRGAQALGVDVDPDLAVALDVTIASDTAGVAEDKQVTRLGEGTAVKLKDGSVITNPKVTRRLRDVAEAEGIEHQLEVLPSGGTDTAAFQKANGAKPVGAISIPTRYLHTVTETAHGDDIRSTIDLLTAFLASEDGGHDYSL